The following coding sequences are from one Fusibacter sp. A1 window:
- the secD gene encoding protein translocase subunit SecD codes for MTFKQRAVLILILLSMVVMTTWVAFGFNLGSMQVEPLVSQLKLGLDIEGGVVVVYEVVTEETGDDLKVLMEQTKLVLSQRINALGLTEPNIYIEGLDRIRIELPGVANAQEALKLIGTTAQLQFAQVKNGVGVKAGELYDPEKMDLIFNGEYVKNAKLSADQYNNPAVSLSLNSEGADMFRVATSESIGFTNGLPDRSNGQIAIILDGKIISAPSVGVVIADGNAQITGNFTAQEAQELALLIRGGALPAELEELQTSAIGPTLGRDALDSSLKAAAVGFTLVILFMVGYYRLPGLVASFSLVLYGAIIMMLMVSLHATLTLPGVAGIVLSLGMAVDANVIIFERIKEELKEGKTLKASLGHGFSKALRTITDSNITTLIAAVVLFNFGEGAIKGFAVTLMLGIVTSMFTAIIITKTILHQFSHSKFLTNTKLYGA; via the coding sequence ATGACTTTTAAACAAAGAGCGGTACTTATACTAATTTTGTTATCCATGGTGGTAATGACCACATGGGTGGCATTTGGTTTCAACCTAGGCTCAATGCAGGTGGAACCTCTGGTATCACAATTAAAGCTTGGCCTTGATATTGAAGGCGGCGTGGTAGTGGTTTATGAAGTAGTTACTGAGGAGACAGGCGATGACCTTAAAGTTCTGATGGAACAGACCAAACTGGTTCTATCACAAAGAATCAACGCCCTGGGCCTGACAGAACCGAATATCTATATCGAAGGCCTGGACAGAATAAGAATTGAGCTTCCTGGAGTTGCGAATGCGCAAGAAGCATTAAAACTAATCGGAACGACTGCACAACTTCAGTTCGCACAAGTTAAAAACGGCGTCGGTGTAAAGGCCGGTGAACTATATGACCCTGAAAAGATGGATTTGATCTTTAACGGTGAATATGTAAAAAATGCAAAATTATCAGCGGACCAGTATAACAATCCGGCTGTAAGCCTTAGCCTTAACAGTGAGGGTGCGGACATGTTTAGAGTCGCAACTTCTGAATCGATTGGTTTTACCAATGGTTTACCTGACAGAAGCAACGGACAGATCGCGATCATCCTTGATGGCAAGATCATATCCGCACCATCAGTAGGTGTGGTTATAGCGGATGGTAACGCTCAAATTACAGGGAACTTCACAGCACAAGAAGCGCAAGAACTTGCACTACTTATCAGAGGTGGAGCGCTTCCAGCAGAGCTTGAGGAGCTTCAGACATCAGCAATCGGACCTACACTTGGTCGTGATGCGCTTGATTCAAGTTTAAAAGCCGCAGCGGTTGGTTTTACTTTGGTCATTTTGTTTATGGTCGGTTATTATAGGTTACCGGGGCTAGTTGCAAGCTTTTCGCTTGTACTATATGGTGCGATCATCATGATGCTTATGGTTTCGCTACATGCGACATTGACACTACCTGGTGTTGCGGGTATCGTATTATCCTTAGGTATGGCTGTAGATGCGAATGTCATTATCTTTGAGAGAATCAAAGAAGAGCTAAAAGAAGGAAAGACCCTTAAGGCATCACTTGGGCATGGTTTCTCTAAAGCGCTCAGAACGATTACGGATTCGAACATTACAACTCTTATTGCCGCAGTAGTATTGTTTAATTTTGGTGAGGGTGCGATAAAAGGATTTGCTGTAACGCTTATGCTTGGTATTGTTACGAGTATGTTCACAGCAATCATCATCACGAAAACTATTCTTCATCAGTTTTCTCATTCAAAATTCTTAACAAACACTAAATTATACGGCGCATAA